GTGGTTCAAGATAAATGTGCAAAGGTGGAATATAATAATATATTTAAATAAATATAAATTAAATATTTAATTTAAATACTTCTTTTGCATTATTATATGAAATCATTTCAATAATTTCTTTATCTATATTATTTATTTTCATTTTTAATACTGTTTTCGGAGCTCCTAGAATATCCGATGGTGCTGAGGAGCTATCACTATTTAATAAAAATCTTTCGCCCCCATATTGTTTTACAATATCTACAACATCCAAAGGAGTTAATTTTTGGGGTTGAACTGTTAATCCCATTTTTAAATTTGTATCATATATCATTTTTATGGTTTCTTTTGTGCAATGTTCTATTATTATATTTTCGTTATTGTTTAGATTTAACCCCTCAATAACTTCCAAAATAGTTTTTGTAGTTTCATATTTATTGGTTCTTGGAGTATGAACCACAGCTGGAAGATTTAATTCCTTTGCCATAATTAGTTGATTTTCAAAAACCTCAATTTCTTCTTTTGTGCATTTTTCTAATCCTATTTCTCCCACTCCCACAATATCTTTATTTTTTAAATATTCCTTCAATATATTATAATTCACATCAGCAGGTATCATTCTTGGATGTATCCCTAAACAAACAAATAATTTTAATCCTATTTTATTTGCCTTTTGCACTTCATTATATAGTATTTTATCAAAATGTGCCCTAATTATGTCCATACTATATGGTTTTAATGGGTCATGTGCCATCGTTATAGCACAATCTAAATTTATAGCTAACTTTTCAAAATCTTCATATGGTCTTGTATCAATATGTATATGGGAATCTATTATTGGCATTTTACCACCTAAAAGTTTTATAAATGATATATGGCGTATATGAAATATATAAGTATAAAATATAAAATGGTGATAAAATGGATAATTTAAAAGAGTTTATAAAAATATGTCATTATTTGTATGATAGAAAATATGTTGTTGGAAGCGGGGGAAATGTAAGTATAAAAAAAGATAATTTGATATATGTTACTCCCACAGATTCTTTACTGGGATTTATAAATGAGGAGGATATAGCAGTTGTAGATATGGATGGAAATATTATTAAGGGAGCTCCCACATCAGAACTATATATGCATCTAAATATATATAAAAAAAGAAATGGCGTAAATGCCATAGTTCATACTCATTCTTTGTATTCTACGGCACTACCCATGGCAGATAAAGAAATAAAATTATTAACCCCTGAATCTAGAATATTCTTAAAGAAAATTGGATATGTAGATTATTTTGAAGCTAGAAGCATGGAATTAGCTAACGAAGTTTCTAAAAAAGACGAAGATGTTATTGTTTTAAAAAATCATGGAATTGTATGTGTTGGAAAAAATTTAATGGATGCATATTTAAAAACAGAAGTTATGGAGGAAATTTCCCAATTGAATTATATTATTCATTCTTTATAGTTTCTAACTCACTAACAATTGACCATATTTGGGTTCTTGTATGGAGTGGCATATTTGGGTCATCGCTTATATCGTCCAAATATTGAACTGCTGCTGCACTTCTTACAATATATTCTTCATTTTCATCCAATATTGAATCTTTTGCTTTCTGTGCTGCTGCCCTTATGTTTCTTGGGACTGTTGTGTCTCCAAGTATTTCATCAAGCATAAATGCAATGTTTTTTAATTTATCTGAGGTATCAACTTTTTTTGATTTAAACATGATATATCACCTTAAAATAGTGTTTAATACATATTGATTTACACAAATCAAAGATTTGTGAATTATAGTGGAATATTATAATATACAATATGTGTGGTTAATATGATAAATCTATAGTCAATCTTCGGTCTTTTTCATTAAACCATCTCAAAATCGCAAAGCGATTTTTACGATCGTATAAATTTTTCAGAGAAAAATTTAGAGATCTTATTAAAGCTAAACCACTCCATATTACCATATATGAAGAAATTATTTAACAAATAATGGACGGATAAGGGACTGTTATTGAAGATTAACTATAATTCCTAAAATTACAATTATATATTTAAATTAAATTAAATTAATAAAATAAATAAAAATATAAAAAAATTTTTAATTTATATTTGGCCTGTTGGAGGGTATTTATGGCTAATCCACATATTTATTATTTTTAGTATATGCTATTTTTTATTGTCCTACTATTTCACTAATGGGTGTAGCTCCTGCCTCTACAACTTTTGTATTTATTTGAACAATGTCTGAGGATATTAAATTTCCTCTTGCGGTTTTTCTTTTTCTAATTCCTGCATCTTGTGGTTTGTATCCTGGCGCTTTGCTCAATAATACTCTCATTTTCATGTTTCCATGTATGTCATGTCTCATAGCAAATCCACATTTATCTGAACCGCCTGTTATTTTTAATTTATATCCATCTAAACCTACAATTGACCCGTTTATTTCATCGCCTATTGTTTTACCAATTACTGCTGTTGTTTCTGCTTCAAACTGGTATGATTTTCCATCTTTATCAGATACTACAAATTTAAATTTTGCCATATTTTCACCTTTATTTCTTATTTTTTTTATTTTCTTATTTATTATTTAATTGACCTTGACTATGTTTGTGTTTTATCTGCATTTGTATGTGTTCCAATTGTTCCAATTTTCGCCCATCTTAGCTATATAATGATATTCTCATTTTTATACTTTTCGAAAATATACCTAATTAAAAAAATTATTTCTAAAAAGTCGTAAATGTTAAGGATTTAACACTAAAAATATAAAAAAGAAGTTTGGTGAATATATGATGAAATATGAAATACATTATAATTATATCTAAAAAATAGCCCATAATGGGATATTATAGTAAGTTCAATAACTGTCCCTCATCTGTCCTATTGTAAAAATTCCCCTGGAATTTTGAGGTCGTAAAAACTCCTTCGGAGTTTTGAGAAATTATTAAATAAAATCTCTTCGAGATTTTATACAAAAGCATAGCTTTTGTAAACAAAATCCTTTTAGGATTTTGTACAAAATCGAAGATTTTGTAAACAAATTTTTTCATTTATTAGTAATATATTATAATAGAGTATAGATTAGCTTTAATCATAGCATATTTATGAAAAAGACCGAAGATTGACTATATTTAGGTTTATTATTATGGGAGCTCCACAACATATATATGTGCCATAATTTAAATTAATTAAATATTATTGAAACAATTGTAAGAGCCCCTACAACATATCCAATAATTTTTACAATATTGTCTCCCCTATATGGTCTTTTAACATCATTTGATAAAAGTTCCGTATTATTGGCAATATTTTCTACTGATTTATTATTTACCATTGCTTTTGTAATTCTTGCATCCATATTATCACCAAACTTATTTAATTCGTAAATTATTATATTTCCGTAATTATATTTCTTAAAATATAATCTTTCCTTATGCTATATTATTAATAACCTACTATATATACCTATTTGCTCATTATAAATCATTATAAATGTTTTTAATGAAAAATAATGACAGATTATGCTTATTTATTGTAATGATTAATCATTATAAATATAAATATTTATATAAATAATAATAATAATAATAATAATATAATTATAAAATTTAATATGTAATAACCAATAATAAAAATACAGAAATGATATTATAATAATTACGACAACAATTTAGTTAATCTTCAATAACTGTCCATTATCCGGCTTATTATTAAACAAAATCCTTTTAGGATTTTATACAAAAGCATAGCTTTTATAAATAATTTCTTCATATATTGACAATATGATAGATATTTTAGCTTTTAATAGGATCTCTAAATTTTTCTCTGAAAAATTTATACGATCGTAAAAATCGCTTTGCGATTTTGAGACGGTTTAGTGAAAAAGACCGAAGGTTGACTATAAAGGAGGAAAAATATGGATGCATTAATAATGGCTGGGGGGAAAGGCACACGATTAAATTTAAATGTTGAAAAACCACTTTTAAAAATATTGGATAAGCCTATGATAGATTATATTATTGGGGAGCTCCTAAAATCAAAAATAAATAAAATATATATAGCCACATCTAAACACACCCCGAAAACTAAAAAATATTTAATTAATAAATATAACAATAATAATAAAGTAATTATTGTAGATACGGAAGGCACTGACTATATCCACGATTTAAATCAGTGCATTTCTTATTTTTCTAAACCATTTATGATGCTTTCCTGCGATATTCCGTCTATAAAATCGAAACTAATAAATAATATAATAAATTATTATAATAATATAAACAATAAAAAAGAAGCTTTATGCGTAGTTATTGAAAAAAATAACTATTTAGGCAATCCTACTTTAATTTTAAATGAATATGATAAGATTCCCGCTGGCATAAATATATTAAGCCCTAAACAGGGTTGTCAAACTGAGGAAATATATGTGGTAAATGAACCACTAATAAATATAAATACTTTGAAAGATAAAGAAATTGTTGAAAACATATTTGGTGGAGAATATAAAAAATTAAATAAAAAATAACACATATTGGTGATTTATTGTGATAGCCCCTACTAAACCAGAAGCTAAGGTATCTTTTAAAAAATTATATGGAAAATCCGTTGTAGGAGATATGGGTAGTATAATAGGAAATATAATTGATGTAGTGTTTGATGAGAATACTGGAAAATTATCTCATTTTGATATAGAGCCATCTGAACAAAGCCCTATCCCCCCATCAAATGACTGTTATAAATTAATACCATATAGGATAGTTTTAGCGGTTCGAGATGTTGTAGTTATAGATGAGTCAAAAATAACCAATGTTAAAATAGTAAGTAAAAAACCAATACAATAATCTTTAAATATGATATGATTATTTTCTAATTTTTCATATTTATTTTTAACAAAATCCTTTTGATTTTGTTTAATAGTTATGATAATCAATATTTATTATTACTATTATTATTGGGCAAAGTGCTCTTGAATATATGTCACACATCACACATATAATTCATTAATCAATATATAGTGTTTTTAAATTTGTCGGTCTAAAATATTAAAATAAAAGGTGAAATAATATGGGTTTAAACTTTACAAAAATGCACGGACTTGGAAACGATTATATCGTAATAAATGAATTCGATGGAGAAAAAATAAAGGAAGACGAAAAGGCAGAATTTTCTAAAAAAATCTGTAAAAGGGGATTTTCAATAGGTGCCGATGGTGTAATATTTGTCCAACCTGCAACCGATGAAAAATATGATATAAGATTTAGAATTTTTAACAGCGACGGGTCAGAAGCTGAGATGTGCGGAAATGGAATAAGATGCTTCTCAAAATTTGTTTATGAAAGAGTAATGCAAAAAAATCCATTAAATGTTGAAACCATGGGCGGTCTTAGGGTTTCAGAAATGAATATAGAAAATAATATTGTAAAATCTATTAAAGTATTTATGGGAGCTCCCACATTTGAACTAAAAGACATACCTATGGTAGTAGAAGGAAAGTCAGAAAACGATGTATTTTTAGACGAAGAAATTGAATTAAAAAATGCACTATTAAATTCTGTAAAATTAAGTGTTGTGAATGTTGGAAATCCTCATGCGGTAATATTTATGAAGGACAATAATTTAAAGGCACCATTCATAAGAACCCACTTAAATATATTGGGTAAAGAAATAGAGCATCATAGTGTATTTCCAGAAAAAATAAATGTTCATTTTGTAGAGATAGTAAATCCACAGGAGATAAAAATAATTACTTGGGAAAGGGGGGCAGGTTATACCACAGCTTGTGGAACAGGGACAACTAGCTCTGTAATAATTGCCAACAAATTAGGAAAAACAGGAAATAAAGTTTTGGCACATTTAGACGGTGGAGATTTAGAAATTGAAATTAAAGAAGATGGAGTTTATATGGAAGGGGATGCCGTAATTGTTTATGACGGGGAATTATATCAATATTAAAAATAATTATAAATATTAATGGATTATTTTTTAATTATTATTTTTTTGGTTTTGATTTTATTTGAAATAAAGACTTATATGGATAGCAATAACTCCCATATTGCAATACACCTAAGATAATCCAGTTCAACAATTCTTTTCAATATTGCACCTTTTACCGAATTTATATTTTTATTTATTAATATACATCCCCTTTAATTTCTTAAATAATATTTCGTCAAAGAATTTATTAATTTCTTTTTTAGAATATCCATAATTTTTAGCAACTTTAAATATTATTTTTTCGCTTCCACTACCATATTGGGCAGCTTTTTTTGGACGATAGGCGATATATTCGGGAATATATTTTAAAGCTATATCTCTTAAAATTATTTTTCTCTCTTTTTCATTTAATTTATATTCGATAGGAATTGATAATCCTAGCTCAACAACATTTTTATCTAAAAATGGAACACGGAGCTCCACACCATTTGCCATTGTGCAGTGGTCATCTCTCTCCAAATTGACTTTATATATATCCATTACATCATTATATAATGCCTCTTTTAATCCATTTGCCCCGTTTTCATCAAATATTCTTTTATATCTATTGTATCCCCCAAATAATTCGTCTGCACCTTGTCCAGATAATACAACTTTTATGCCGTCCTCTTTTGCCATTTCCGAAGCTACAAACATAGGGATACCAACAGCCATTTTCATTAAATCAATTTCATCAATGGCATAGGCAACTTTTAAAAGATAGTTTTCATAATCTTTGGGGTTTATTATTTTTTTTCTTAATTTTAGCCCCATATCATTTGCAGCTTTTTCAGCCCATATTATGTCATCGCTTTTTTCATCAATTCCCACTACATACAATATTACTTCTCCGTATTCTGATGCCATTTTTGCTATAAGTGTGCTATCTACTCCCCCTGAATAAATTATTCCAATTTCATCAATTCCATTAACTCGTTTTGACACGGAGCTCCATAGTGCCTCTTCAAGTTCTTCTTTACAGACATCATAATCCATATTTTTATATTTATTGAAATAATTTGTAGTAATCTTTCTAATATTTTCCCATTTTGTAAGCTCATTGTCATTTAAATCATAAACTATACAACTATTTGGTTTTAAATTTGATATGTTGTAATTGTATGCATCTTCAAAAGATAGATTATTTATGTCCATCAATAAATTAATTAGTGCCTTTTTTTCCGATGCAAATGCAAAATATTTTTTATTATCAATATAATAAAGTGGCTTTACTCCAAATAAATCCCTACCAAGTATTATTTTATTTTCGTCCTTATCGTATATGCAGTAGGCATAATCCCCATCTAATTCATCAAATATGTCCTCTTCATAGGCATGTAATATTATCTCTGTGTCCGTATCTGAATATATGTCATGACTACTTAAATCTTCTTTTAATTCGTTGTAGTTATATATTTCCCCGTTGCAAATAGTCCATAAATTTTCATTTTCATTAGGTATTGGCTGGTTAGCTTCTCCCACTATTGCAAGTCTATTGTGTCCAATACCTAACCTATTATTTTTTTGGCTTGTGTTTAACTCTTTCAATTCATTAAAATCATTAAAATAAATTACCTCATCATCAAACATCAAGCCAGAACTATCTGGACCCCTATGTTTCAAAATTTTCATTCCTTTTATTAATTGTTTTGGTAATTGTATATCATTATAATTATAATCATTGCTACAACTACTCGGCTCTTCCTCGTCGTCTTTTAATATAATTCCATTTATCGAACACATTATACATCACTTAAATTTTTTTAACTTTTTTTTATTATTAACTTTTTAGCATTATAGTTTATTTTAAATTATATTTATATTTTATGATTTAATTTATTTTCTAAAAACATCTTCCTCTTTTTCCCTTACTAAATCACTACCAACTCCCTCAGTAAATGGAACAGGAGCTCCCCTTATAATTACCAGTGGTATTCCTTCATTAGATTGACCCATTACAACCGATGCCGTTGATGCCAATTCATCGGCTATTCCAACCTCTGTTGTATGGAGCTCCCTACCAAATAAATCTTTCTCCCCCTTTCTATCCCATAAAGCACGAATTCCACTTACTCCAATAGCTACCCCACAAGCTCCTTTTCTAAATGGTCGCCCCATGCTATCATTTATAATTATTCCAATTTTTTTCCCTGTTTTTTCTATGATGGCATTTTTAAGATATTTTGCACTGTTATCTGGATTTTTTGGTAGTGGTTTTATGGCATCGTTGGAATTACTTTCATCTACTCCACTGTTGGCACAGACAAATCCATGTTTTGTTTCTGTGATTATAAATTTATCGCCCATTTTTACAATTTCACTACTTTCATTTAATATAATTTCCATCACTTCAGGACATTTATCAAGCTGTTCGGCAAGTTTTTTTGCCTTTTCTGATGGGGCAATATCTTTTTTATTAAATATATTTCCTTCAAGTTTTGATATTATTGTTTCGGCTATTACAATTATATCGTTGTCTTTTAATGGATATTGAGCTATTAAATCCACCAAATAATCTAATCCCAAAGGCTCTGTAATTATTGGAATTTCTAATCCTATTACTTCCATTTTTTTTATTTCCTTTATTTCCTTTATTTTATTTTCCATATTTTCTACCTTTTTCTCGGAGCTCCACAATATTTATGCCTACAATATTTTTATATATTATTAATATTTATACTTAATATAAACTAATATTATAATAGTATGCAATAATTATATACAATTATAAATAAAATATAAAATTTATTTATACAATATTTTTGGTGAAATTGTGTTTTTAGGAAATGAAATGATTACAGTGGAAAATAATAAATTAAAAATAGATGGATTTGATGTATCAGAATTAGCTGAACAGCATGGCACACCATTATATGTAATGAGTGAAAGTCAAATAGTAAAAAACTTTACAAGATATACCGAGGCATTTAAAGAATATTCAGAAAAAACAGGAAAAGAATTTATAGTATCATATGCCTACAAAGCTAACTCTAATTTAGCAGTATTAAAAATATTAACAAATTTAGGTTGCGGTGCTGATGTTGTAAGTGGGGGGGAGCTCTACACAGCAAAAATGGTATCCGTTGATTCCTCAAAAATAGTATTTAATGGAAATTGTAAATTAGAGGAAGAAATAATAATGGGAATTGAAACAAATATAAGAGCTTTTAATGTAGATAGTATTAGCGAATTAGAATTAATAAACGAAGTGGCTGGAAAATTGGGAAAAGTTGCAAATGTGGCTTTCAGAATTAACCCAAATGTAAATCCAAAAACCCACCCAAAAATATCAACAGGATTAAAAAGTAATAAATTTGGTTTAGATGTTGAAGCAGGAATTGCCTTAAAAGCAATTAAAATGGCAAAAGAAATGAAAAATGTAAAAATTGTTGGTATCCACTGTCATATTGGCTCCCAATTAACAGATATTAGTCCATTTGTTGAAGAAACTAAAAAAGTTATGGACTTTGTAGTATCATTAAAAGAACAAGGTATAAAAATTGAAGATGTTAATATTGGTGGAGGATTAGGAGTTCCATACGATAAAAACACAGAAATACCTGTTCAAAAAGATTTGGCAAATGCCGTAATAAATACCATGTTGGAATATGCCGATAAAGTGGAGCTCCCCAACTTAATCATAGAGCCGGGAAGAAGTTTAGTAGCTACGGCTGGTGTGTTGTTGGGAAAAGTTCACCATATAAAAGAAACACCATCTGCAAAATGGATTATGATTGATGCAGGAATGAATGATATGATGAGGCCTGCAATTTATGAGGCATATCATGAAATTACACCCTGCACCATAAGGGATGAAAAAGAAGTTGTAAATATTGCAGGAGGATTATGTGAAAGCTCCGATGTATTTGGTAAAGAAAGGGAGCTCCCTAAAATAGAAGTAAAAGACACAATTGCAATATTGGATGTTGGGGCATATGGTATAAGTATGGCCAACAATTACAACGCAAGAGGAATTTCTAAAATGATTTTAACAAGTGAAGATGGGGCGTATACAATAAGAGAAAGAGAAACCTATGCAGATTTACTTTCTAAAGACATTATTCCTCCTAAGTATTTGTAATCGTGATGGTCGTTGAATAACTAATAAAAAAAGTAGAGATAATATTTTTTATTTTTTATTTTTTTAATAATTCATCTTTATGATTTCTTCTTATCTATTTTCTTGTTATTATCAAATAATGTTAATTTTGATATTCTATATTGAACCTGAATCAGTATCGGATTTTATAGATTTAACTGTAATCCGATATTCAAATACTTTTTTCTCAAGTGGATTTCCTTCTTCATCCTCACAGATAACATCTAATGC
The window above is part of the Methanococcus aeolicus Nankai-3 genome. Proteins encoded here:
- the asnB gene encoding asparagine synthase (glutamine-hydrolyzing); protein product: MCSINGIILKDDEEEPSSCSNDYNYNDIQLPKQLIKGMKILKHRGPDSSGLMFDDEVIYFNDFNELKELNTSQKNNRLGIGHNRLAIVGEANQPIPNENENLWTICNGEIYNYNELKEDLSSHDIYSDTDTEIILHAYEEDIFDELDGDYAYCIYDKDENKIILGRDLFGVKPLYYIDNKKYFAFASEKKALINLLMDINNLSFEDAYNYNISNLKPNSCIVYDLNDNELTKWENIRKITTNYFNKYKNMDYDVCKEELEEALWSSVSKRVNGIDEIGIIYSGGVDSTLIAKMASEYGEVILYVVGIDEKSDDIIWAEKAANDMGLKLRKKIINPKDYENYLLKVAYAIDEIDLMKMAVGIPMFVASEMAKEDGIKVVLSGQGADELFGGYNRYKRIFDENGANGLKEALYNDVMDIYKVNLERDDHCTMANGVELRVPFLDKNVVELGLSIPIEYKLNEKERKIILRDIALKYIPEYIAYRPKKAAQYGSGSEKIIFKVAKNYGYSKKEINKFFDEILFKKLKGMYINK
- the cobY gene encoding adenosylcobinamide-phosphate guanylyltransferase; protein product: MDALIMAGGKGTRLNLNVEKPLLKILDKPMIDYIIGELLKSKINKIYIATSKHTPKTKKYLINKYNNNNKVIIVDTEGTDYIHDLNQCISYFSKPFMMLSCDIPSIKSKLINNIINYYNNINNKKEALCVVIEKNNYLGNPTLILNEYDKIPAGINILSPKQGCQTEEIYVVNEPLININTLKDKEIVENIFGGEYKKLNKK
- a CDS encoding 30S ribosomal protein S6e, which gives rise to MAKFKFVVSDKDGKSYQFEAETTAVIGKTIGDEINGSIVGLDGYKLKITGGSDKCGFAMRHDIHGNMKMRVLLSKAPGYKPQDAGIRKRKTARGNLISSDIVQINTKVVEAGATPISEIVGQ
- a CDS encoding PRC-barrel domain-containing protein, with product MIAPTKPEAKVSFKKLYGKSVVGDMGSIIGNIIDVVFDENTGKLSHFDIEPSEQSPIPPSNDCYKLIPYRIVLAVRDVVVIDESKITNVKIVSKKPIQ
- the lysA gene encoding diaminopimelate decarboxylase → MVFLGNEMITVENNKLKIDGFDVSELAEQHGTPLYVMSESQIVKNFTRYTEAFKEYSEKTGKEFIVSYAYKANSNLAVLKILTNLGCGADVVSGGELYTAKMVSVDSSKIVFNGNCKLEEEIIMGIETNIRAFNVDSISELELINEVAGKLGKVANVAFRINPNVNPKTHPKISTGLKSNKFGLDVEAGIALKAIKMAKEMKNVKIVGIHCHIGSQLTDISPFVEETKKVMDFVVSLKEQGIKIEDVNIGGGLGVPYDKNTEIPVQKDLANAVINTMLEYADKVELPNLIIEPGRSLVATAGVLLGKVHHIKETPSAKWIMIDAGMNDMMRPAIYEAYHEITPCTIRDEKEVVNIAGGLCESSDVFGKERELPKIEVKDTIAILDVGAYGISMANNYNARGISKMILTSEDGAYTIRERETYADLLSKDIIPPKYL
- the dapF gene encoding diaminopimelate epimerase — translated: MGLNFTKMHGLGNDYIVINEFDGEKIKEDEKAEFSKKICKRGFSIGADGVIFVQPATDEKYDIRFRIFNSDGSEAEMCGNGIRCFSKFVYERVMQKNPLNVETMGGLRVSEMNIENNIVKSIKVFMGAPTFELKDIPMVVEGKSENDVFLDEEIELKNALLNSVKLSVVNVGNPHAVIFMKDNNLKAPFIRTHLNILGKEIEHHSVFPEKINVHFVEIVNPQEIKIITWERGAGYTTACGTGTTSSVIIANKLGKTGNKVLAHLDGGDLEIEIKEDGVYMEGDAVIVYDGELYQY
- the fucA gene encoding L-fuculose phosphate aldolase, with protein sequence MDNLKEFIKICHYLYDRKYVVGSGGNVSIKKDNLIYVTPTDSLLGFINEEDIAVVDMDGNIIKGAPTSELYMHLNIYKKRNGVNAIVHTHSLYSTALPMADKEIKLLTPESRIFLKKIGYVDYFEARSMELANEVSKKDEDVIVLKNHGIVCVGKNLMDAYLKTEVMEEISQLNYIIHSL
- a CDS encoding UPF0147 family protein, producing the protein MFKSKKVDTSDKLKNIAFMLDEILGDTTVPRNIRAAAQKAKDSILDENEEYIVRSAAAVQYLDDISDDPNMPLHTRTQIWSIVSELETIKNE
- a CDS encoding coenzyme F420-0:L-glutamate ligase, with amino-acid sequence MENKIKEIKEIKKMEVIGLEIPIITEPLGLDYLVDLIAQYPLKDNDIIVIAETIISKLEGNIFNKKDIAPSEKAKKLAEQLDKCPEVMEIILNESSEIVKMGDKFIITETKHGFVCANSGVDESNSNDAIKPLPKNPDNSAKYLKNAIIEKTGKKIGIIINDSMGRPFRKGACGVAIGVSGIRALWDRKGEKDLFGRELHTTEVGIADELASTASVVMGQSNEGIPLVIIRGAPVPFTEGVGSDLVREKEEDVFRK
- a CDS encoding TatD family hydrolase, with protein sequence MIDSHIHIDTRPYEDFEKLAINLDCAITMAHDPLKPYSMDIIRAHFDKILYNEVQKANKIGLKLFVCLGIHPRMIPADVNYNILKEYLKNKDIVGVGEIGLEKCTKEEIEVFENQLIMAKELNLPAVVHTPRTNKYETTKTILEVIEGLNLNNNENIIIEHCTKETIKMIYDTNLKMGLTVQPQKLTPLDVVDIVKQYGGERFLLNSDSSSAPSDILGAPKTVLKMKINNIDKEIIEMISYNNAKEVFKLNI